The nucleotide window AAAGGGGTGAAACCACATGTGGGGCCATGGTGGAAAAACTAtagcagggccagggcagccgTGTTTCACTTTCTGAATGATTcagacaggaaaagcagaaacctTTGGGCTGGCTGTGTGAGGAGTTTCACTTTCCAGGGTGGTGGGGACATCTGGCACTGCCCAGGCCCACTGGGGGCATGGTAGGCTTTTCTCCCAGGACATTTCATCTCCCCAGTCGCTCAACTCACTTTTTCCTGGACTCCCAGGAGCTCTTAGGAAAGGGCTACCCACTGAGAAGAGGTGTAGCCACCTGATCACACCTGCTAAGGAGAAGGGCAAGGACTGTCTCTCTTGCCATGGGGAAGAAAATGAGGGGTGTGAAGGGAGACTTGCCAGGGAAAGAGTTAAGAGAGCCAGGGGGCAGCCGGGCTGTGTCTGTTTGCCGTAGCTATGTGGGCTGCAGGGTAGAAAAGAAGAATCTCCAGCCTAGAGAAGACAGATGAGGGAGGGTCTGAAAGGACGTCAGCTGGGGATAAGGGAGGCAGCAGGTCTTCCCCTCTCAGCTCCCATGAGCTGTCACTGCGGGGAAACTCTCCGGCTCTCTAAAGGGCTTTGTGACAAAGCGATGACGAGCTGGTGGGTCTAGCAACAGCTGCTTGGTGCTGCCAGGTTTTTCTTGCGTGGAAATTTCTGTCTGCTGCTGACTGGGTCTTGGACTGGTTTCTGCTGATGAAGTGACTTGACTGTGGAGGAAGACAACCAGATCGTCTGCTGACAGGACAGCAGAGGCCGGGGGATGCTGTCCCCAGCCATGTGAGCTTGCTCTGACGGATGCCCACCCCAGAGCCCTAGTTCAGAGCTGTCCCACAGTGCTACCCGACCTGTGGGGAGGGACCAGCACCGGCGTGGGTGCACTGGCAAGGCCAACCCACCAGGTTTCTGTGGGCTACTGGGTCTCCAATGCTGGCAGGCACACCAAGGCTGCCCATGGTCATTGCTCGGGGCAGGGGCTACCCGTGCtttgcagtgctgggctggagctgctgtgagAGTGACTGTTGGGTGCAGGAGGGGATTCAGGCGGCTGCTACACCGTGACTGAAGGTGGAGGTTTGCTGGGGACAGGATGGAGATGGTGCGGCTGTACGTGGCACTGATCCCTGTGCAGCATGTCCTTGCTGTGACCTGGCTGTAAGTATGCTTCGCACTTGTACTGTCTGGATTGGAAAGTCACCTGGAGAGGTGCTGTCTCCCCAGAAAACAGGCAGATCTGTGAGAAAAGGGTGGAAGAAGGAACCTGGGCAACCTGAAGCCAGCACATTAGAAGGGGCATCTCCGGGAGCGTGAAGGGAGAGGGACGATGAAGCCGAAGAGGTGCATACCAGGATGGGGAGCAGGAATGTCCAAATTCAGCACAGACAAGAGGCAGCACATCCCATTCTCTGCCCTGTTTCTGCTCTAAAATAAGGCTATAGAGAGCTAGTCCCCTGCAGACATGGCCCTGACTCTAGCTGATCTGCGACTGAatctctcccctaccccacagGTACCTGGCCAAGCAGCCTTCTCTGCGGGCCATCCTCCGGGACCCCCGTGGCTGCGAGGGTCTGACAGGGCTGGTAGAAGAGCAGGTGCGTGTTTGCCGGCGGCAGGTGGAAGCCATGGATGCAGTGAAGCGAGGCGCAGAGTTGGCTGTTGAGGAGTGCCAGCACCAGTTTCACTCTCGCCGGTGGAACTGCTCCACGCTACAGGGGCTGCAGGTCTTTGGCAAGGTCACCATCCAAGGTCAGCAAGGGGGAGACAGTGAAGACAGAGGTGGCATGGGGTCCCTTCAGTGTGCCCACAGGGTCCCCTTGACAGATCAGCCTTTCCCGGGCTAGCATGTGAGTGTCAACTGGGCCCATCCCCAGAGTGGCCCGTGCCTTCCTCCACATGCTAACAAAGCTGTCAACACAGAGCAAACTGAACCAAATGCACATGCTGTTACAAATATTAATATTCTGGCCAAACTTCTTCCTCATTTGGTCAGGCTTGGCTTTTTAGTCCCATCTGGACCGTTCTGGGTACCATCTCTGCAGATCGGTAGATCTCCCTCACCCTGCCACCAGCCCAGAcctgtggagcagcagctcaAATCAAACCTTTTCCTCTGATGCTAGAGTCCTTTTTTGTTGCAGGCCAGAGAAAAAGGATCTTCCTATTCCCCCAAAACAGCACAGAACAGATTTTGCATGTGTTTGGGCGGGAGGAGCCAAACAGGGTCTCTCTGGCTTCTAGAGACAAGGCACCAGGGAGGACCCTGAAAAAGCCCTCTGTGTGGGAGTCTTGGCCCCTGGCATCCCCCACCACAGCTCCCCTTTCACTTCCCTTGGGGGCTGCTGACTTCTCTCCCTCAATGGGCTCCCCAGCCCAGGAATTGAGGGTGCCAACAGTGGGGGCAGTGAGGCAGAAGGACCCCACAGAGCCATCTCCCTCACTGGTTCCAGGCCTTGGGAACCGCAGCATCGTGCCAGTGATTTCTCCTGAGCAGTCTCTGTCTGAATACATCCTTCCTGCATGCAGTCACACCTCTTTCCCCCGTGTTGTGTGCTATCAGTGCCTTCCCCCTCCGCAGACTCATGCCATTTCTCACCCCACTTCAGGCACGCGGGAGTCTGCTTTCATCCACGCCATCTCTGCCGCTGGTGTTGCCTTTGCTGTGACTCGTGCCTGCAGCCGTGGGGAGCTGGAGAAGTGTGGCTGTGACCGCAAGATCCGAGGAGTGAGCCCCGAAGGTGAAGGAGGAAGCCAGTGGCAGGAAGGGGGTGGCAGAGGAGAAGATCCTTGGGGAAGACTCTCACCAGTGGAGGAGACATCTCCCTTCTCCACAGCCCTCAGCCCTTTGGGAGCTCCTTCCAGGGCTTCTCCTTCTTCATCTCATGGCTGCTTTCCTCTGCAGGTTTCCAATGGTCGGGCTGCTCTGATAACCTGTCGTATGGGATTGCCTTTTCTCAAGCCTTCGTAGACAACCCCGAGAGGAGCCGTGGTGTCTCCTCCAGCCGAGCACTCATGAACCTGCACAACAATGAGGCTGGGAGGAAGGTAAGGGCAGGAACAAGGGCTGGGAAAGAAGCCCAGCTTCAGGGGCTTCTCCCTGGCTAGGCGGACCTCAGTCCATCTCCCCTACCCCAAGGAGCAGTTCAGGGCAGCCACAGGCTCTCAGAGCATGTCCTGCTGCCTTTTCTGAGCCCAGCACTGCGCTGCTCACACCGAGCTGGCTCCTCGCCTGTGTGGAAGGGGGTCCCAGCCTCCCCTACCTGCTTCTGTGCAGTCTTCTTTTCCTCACAGAGCCCAGGTGTGATTTACCTTCCTTGGCTGGTTCTGCAAAGGAAATAGTTTCCCCATTCTGCTCTGAAGGTCttccctgcccctccagcccctcctgagcaGACACCGTCCTCTGCAGGGGCCATTATCAGATGTGGTCCCTTGAGCATCCTCTGCCTCTGGGCAGATCTGTTCCCCTTCCCACAGTCCCGTGGGTCAGAGCAGGTCCCAGTCATTTCCCTTGCCTCAGGGATTTCTCTTACAGACCCAAGCCAGCCTGTTTCCCATAGAGTGGGTTCCCTTCTGTTTCATATTAGCTTGGCTTAAAAAGACTTTTttgctcccttcccttcccttcccttcccttcccttcccttcccttcccttcccttcccttcccttcccttcccttcccttcccttcccttcccttcccttcccttcccttcccttcccttcccttcccttcccttcccttcccttcccttcccttcccttcccttcccttcccttcccttcccttcccttcccttcccttcccttcccttcccttcccttcccttcccttcccttcccttcccttcccttcccttcccttcccttcccttcccttcccttcccttcccttcccttcccttcccttcccttcccttcccttcccttcccttcccttcccttcccttcccttcccttccctggtTTTGGGGGGGAATAGTGGCTGCTGGGGGGCCCGCAGGCAGAGGAGGTGTAGGGAGGGGTGTCCTGGGTCTGGCTGGCagcttcctcctgctccccaggctCTCCTGGCCCACATGAAGGTGGAGTGCAAGTGCCACGGCGTGTCGGGCTCCTGCGAGGTGCGCACATGCTGGAAGGTCATGCCTCCCTTTCGCAAGGTGGGCAACATCCTCAAGGAAAAGTTCGAGGGGGCGACAGAGGTTCACCCCAAGCGGGTGGGTTCCCGCAAGCTCCTGGTGCCCAAGAGCTCTCGCTTCAAGCCCTACACAGCTCACGACCTGGTCTATCTGTTGGCCAGCCCAGACTTCTGCGACCGGGACCCCCGGCATGGGGTATTCGGCACCTATGGCCGTCGGTGCAACCGGACGTCCCCGGCCATGGACGGCTGCGAGCTCCTGTGCTGCGGCAGGGGCTTCCACACGGCTCAGGCAGAGGTGGTGGAGCGGTGCAGCTGCAAGTTTCGCTGGTGCTGCTCCGTCAAGTGCAAGCAGTGCCGGCATCTCGTGGAGGTGCACAGCTGCCGTTGAGGGGGAGCGCAGGGGGGGACTGCAAGGCCGCGGGGAGAGGACAGCCCCGGGGGAGGGACACAGGGAAGCAGGGGAAGGTGTGGGGGAGACAGAGCCTGATGGGGAGCCAACGTGGGGTTTTGCTGCCCTGCCAGAGAGCAGCCCCTGGCTCCACAGGTGCCATCAGTTCCCCACACAGCACCCTCTCGCCAGCCTCGTTGGGCTTTTTGTGGTTGGAATTATTTTTCTGGATGGAAGTTTGGAGGACACAGTCCCAATAAACCCTTAAACTTAGAAATAAATGAGCTGCAATGGAAAGCAAAGTGTGTGCATCAGGTCCTTCCTCACACGCTGCGTTTGGGACCTGGAGGGtacctggctctgctccctcccgtGGGCTGGGAGGGGACGAGGCCACGCTGGAGTCTGTGTGCTCAGTGGCCACACAGGCTGCAGTGAGTGAGAAAAATCAGGGAGCAAAGCAGGGGGGAGTGGGGAACCCCACTCAGACGTGAGAGGGGTCACCGAGGGGTGTAATAGAGCGGCAACatcagagagaaaggagaaaattaggTTTCCCAGGTAGAGGGCTCTTTATACAAGAAGACTCACTCTTGTGAGAACTATTGACTGGTACAGGCCTACACGGGGAGGGAGGTGAGAGATGGCTGGGGGTTTCAGACAAGGACGCTTGAGCCAGTGTCTCTAAATCCAGGTTCCCAGGGCTGATGCCTTCTCCAATGCTCAGATGCAACTTTGGctggagaaaatgttttcaggagGAGTTCCAGCAGGTGCTGCAGTGAAATGATGCTGAGTGAGGGTCCCCTCATGGTGTGCTGCTGGATCTCGGAGGATGAGAGCTGGCTATGATGGTCTGGCTAGTCAGCAAGGGGTCTGGAAAGAGCTGTCCAAGTCTATCCAGGCTCTTTGCCCCACCACATCCTCAGAGAGACTGCTCCAGAGTCTGGCAGTTCCTGAACATCCTCCCGCTACTCTCCATCACCCCTTGGAGAGGCTGAGGAACCTCTGCTGCCACTGCTTcaccttctcctctccctccttctcactCAGCACCTGGTACGTCTCGTTTCTGTGGCAGCCGCGGCGAGACACCTGCAAGGAGAGCCTGAGTTTAGAGGACTGATACCACTGCCCATCCTTTCCCCAAGTAAGGAGGATCCCCATGATGGATGGCATTTAGAGGCTGGGATGATGGGGGCAccagagggaagaggggagaaCCAGCTGGGAAGTGGGAGTGAGAGGATGATAGCTAAACTGTGTGTTTCCTAAGATACAGGCTAGTCCTCTGTCCTGCTCTGATGTTCTTGGTTTTTATTACCACCTAGGAAGCATCCAGTAGATGGGGAAGACCCTCCCTTGCGGGGATATAGACCCTGATGGGTGGGAGGCTCCCCACAGCTCCTCTGTCTCCACAtcaggtaatggcctcaagttgtgccagggcagggtcagactggctcttaggaagtatttctttccagaaggggttgttgggtgttggaatgggctgcccaaggcagtggtggagtccccatccctggaggggttgaagagtcgggctgacccagcgctgagggatctggtggagttgggaacggtcagtgtgaggttaatggttggactggaggatcttcaaggtcttttccaaccttgatgattctgtgatcagtgACTGTCTCCACTGCCACCTCCTACAGTATCTGTGCAAATCCCACTGCCTCAATTACATGCTAGCTGCACTTGGGTCACTATTTGTCATCCCCCCTGCACAAACACACCCAGTTCTCTCCTTCTGGAGGGAAAAGCAGTAGGCCAGTGAGTCCTGCAGGGACTTGGGGCTGGCTGTGGAGGGACCAGCCGTGGAGGAGAAGGCTATGTAAAGGGCAGCACAGGCTGCTTCTCACCTTCTGGTTGTAGAGGCTCTGCTGGAGACACTGGTGGCTCTTGAACACGCAGTAGCTGGGGTGCTGAACTCCTCCTGAGTCACAGATCTGGGGAAATGGGAATGAAGgccagagaaagaagaggagaaggagggatggAAGCATCCATTGGGCACCCACCTGGCGTGGGTCATCTCCATCTTGGAAGGTGGTGTACTCTGCCTTCAGCCAGAGGGTCACACGAGGGTCCTCACAGCCACGGATCGCTATCCGGCTGCACCAGTACTCCATCCTCATCCCTCTGGAGAACTCCATGCCATAGTGCTCTGAGGTGTCTGGAGGGGTGGTCTGCAAAGGGGTGGGATAAAGAGAGCCGtgtttcttcctccccttccccaccacccaGTCAAGGCTCCTCCTCAGAGGCCAGCAGGACATGCATCACGCTCGGTACCTTGTTGCCTGCAGCCCGGCGCTGGGCTGAGATCTGAGGGCTGATGTAGGGGATGAAGCCGCTTGTCTCACAGTGAACACGGTTCAGGTTTCTGGTGTTCTGACACTGTTCCATCTTCAGCGAGCAGAAAGCACAGTCAGGGCACAGGTCCATGTGATGCCGCCCGAGGCTGTCACACACCTAGGGTGGATGCAGTGGGGAGGTCAGGAGGGAAAATGAGACTGAGGAGCTCCCATATCCCTCGCTTGGAGCTTGCCTCTCTGGTCACCCAGGTCAGCTTCTCCCAGGAGGTGGCACCTCTCTGGCTGTTAGAGCACTGTGGTCAGCAGCGCAGGGAGCCCTGCACA belongs to Strix uralensis isolate ZFMK-TIS-50842 chromosome 2, bStrUra1, whole genome shotgun sequence and includes:
- the LOC141936973 gene encoding protein Wnt-4-like, coding for MEMVRLYVALIPVQHVLAVTWLYLAKQPSLRAILRDPRGCEGLTGLVEEQVRVCRRQVEAMDAVKRGAELAVEECQHQFHSRRWNCSTLQGLQVFGKVTIQGTRESAFIHAISAAGVAFAVTRACSRGELEKCGCDRKIRGVSPEGFQWSGCSDNLSYGIAFSQAFVDNPERSRGVSSSRALMNLHNNEAGRKALLAHMKVECKCHGVSGSCEVRTCWKVMPPFRKVGNILKEKFEGATEVHPKRVGSRKLLVPKSSRFKPYTAHDLVYLLASPDFCDRDPRHGVFGTYGRRCNRTSPAMDGCELLCCGRGFHTAQAEVVERCSCKFRWCCSVKCKQCRHLVEVHSCR